The sequence below is a genomic window from Paenibacillus sp. DCT19.
CCGAACTTAATCGTACACATGGGACAACCATTGTTATGGTGCTTCATGACATCAACTTGTCTGCACGTTATGCGGATTATATCTTTGCACTCCACACCGGAAAGCTTGTCGCTGAAGGCACGCCTACAGAGGTTATTACAAGCGGACAGGTCAAAGACATTTTTGGACTAGATTGCACGGTTATTGAAGACCCAATCTCGGGTTCTCCTCTCGTTGTACCAAAGGGACGATATCACGTTCATGGTGCGCATTAGGCTGGTTTCATACTAAAAATGAGAATGAAGAACTCAAATGGCTCCGAAGATGAGTCTACAAGATTTCGTGAAACAAACCCCTGTCTTATTAAGACAGGGGTCCTTGCTCTTTTCAGATATAGAAATAATCTAGCTACATCTCGTCTATTAACTTTGTTGTTTATGCTGATAGATCTTCATGACAGATGCATACAGAAATATCGGGATTAACACCGCCATATATTTCACTGATCCCTCGATATTCGTAAACCATATTATAGTCACACTTGTTAGGATATACATGATAGCTAAAAGCAGTTTAAAAGGTTTCATTCCCCATATCCTCCCATTCCTTTAAGGTACGTAATATTCACCTATACGACTCGGCTATACTCCTCCAATGATCAGTAGAGTACTTACTCCTATGCAAAAAAGAGGCTATACAAGCTTAACGCCGTATATACCTCTTCTCTATCCATTTTACACTATTTAACCATAAATGGAACCTAGGTCTTATATTAGAACATAATCTACGTTAACGTAAGAACGATTTGTTCTCCGGATCGGGTAATTTTATAGATACCCTCCTGCATGTCGATTCCGTAATGCTTTTTCAGCAGGTATTTGGCGTTGAGATCGGTCTCGACAACCACGAGATAATCATAGTTACTCAGCAAGTTGTCCATGTTATCCTCATAGAACAACACGATGCCGTCCACATGCGGTGCATATAGGAAGTATTTGCCGACATACTGCATGTAATAATTCGTAACCTGTTGATCCCGGTCAGAGCCGTAGAAGAGATACCGTTGTGTATCTTCTTGACCACCTGCGTACCACCGATCACCCGTCACTGCATGAATTTTATAGGGAAGTGTCGTATCATAGCTATTCGCAATGGAGGCCATACCATTGTATTCCGACAACAAAATGGTGCCTGCAAGTGCCATACATGCGATGATTCCCTTTTGATAATGCCCCTTCGACTGAACTGATTTGAACGACTTGAAGTCCGGTACTTCACCGATTCGATAATGAAACGAACGCTCGACATCAACGGCAGCACACAGCACCAACCCACCAGCGAAGAGAACTACAATACTGGAAGCATAACGTTCAAATCCAGCCAGTCTCACCGCTTCATCCACCGGCATGGAGAAGAGATAGAGCGCCAGTATCCCTGCATAGTACAGCAGCAACACAACATTCAGTGCAATCAGCACTTTCCACAGGTTCCACTTCTTCTTGAGTACCGTGTAAGCCACAATGGATGCTGCAATAGCCACAAGCTGGAAAAGCACAATACCGATTACGGGTCTAGTCGTAATATCTATACTTGATTTCAGGAAGAGCGTCAGAATCTCCCACTTCTGCTCTGCCGTTTTGCCAGCTTTAAGCGCCGAACCTGCGCCCTCGAACTTGTTATCTATCCCTTGGAACACTGTCGCCATACGCCAGCTCCAGCCGAAATACGGCAACAATGCACCACCAATCGTTCCGAACACTGCCAAACCAATTTTCCAGTTCGAGCGTTGCTTATTTCTAAGCCAGGTGTACAACAGGAAGATCAGGCCAATCGCTGCAAAAATAACACCTGTACTCTTAATCACTGTCAGCACACCTGCCAGCGGAAGAACAATGATACAAGCCCGTTTAAGATCATGCCGATACTGATAGATCACTGCCAGAATGGCAAGTGCATAGATCGGAAGCAAGAAATCCACCAGCAGGTTGGTGATGCGAATCGTCAGGTTGAAGAAGGACAGTGTCGATAAGCCGAATCCAAGAAAGGCATACAGCAGGAATCTTTTCTTCTCTGACACGACGCCAAACATCGCATAGAAACAGGAAAAGATCAGCAGCGCCTGTGCCAGCAACATCGTGGACTGGGCATGTCCCATGAACCGGCAGACGTAATAGATAAACGACGATGTTCCGAGCGGATAGTTTTTGAAATCGATCAGGTCAGAATCTGGCGTCGGGAACGCATTGGTACTGAGCATCTGCTTCAACACAATCGCCCAGTGCGAGAAGTTATCGTAGTGTGTCAGTTCATTTTGGAACAGAATCAGCAAAAAGATAAACGTTCCGCCTAGAAAGCTAAGCTGGAATAGCGAGAACATGAATTGTGGCTTTGCCCCTAGTCGTACAGCTTGAGCCAACGTATCTCGAAACAGCAGTAAACCTATAATTAGCACCACGATGCTTCCTATAAAGAGTTGACCTACCAGGCCAATAAAAAATACGATACAGGCTATTGCGGAGAACACAAATATAGGGATGAACTCCCAGCGTAATGAGAGTACCTTCCGAACAAACTGCATGTAACCTACAAAGGAGATTATCAACAAAACTCCCATTACAAATTGAAGCAAACTGAGCATCTCTATCTCTCCTAACCCTCTCGGATGAAACTCTCGGATTGTGGGGGAGTCAAATCATTCAACAATTGATTAATAAGGCCGCGCTCCACGATATCATCGATATTCTCCACGGAGAGAAGCACTTCACGATGATTAGCTGTTGTATTGCCCGTATGTTTCAGCATCACTTCAATATTGCTTTTGGTCATAAACGTAACGATGGATCCCGCGGAGATGTTGCCGTGTAACCCCGTCGCCGAGAAGAAACGATAGTTGAAGCTACGCAGAATGCAGCCTGAGTTATTCGTAAACGTGACCGGAAGCTCCATTGAAAGTCGCGGCATTTTCCGCTGATCGGATCGCTGCTGAACAACCCGCTTCTTCACATTACGTAGCATATCGTCATACGCCGTATCCCAGAGGTTCATCTGTTCTGGCAGCGAGTGTTTGCGGTCATAAATAATCTGCATGTACTGGCGGTTATCTGTCTCTTCAATTGGTTGTACCGTTGCCGAATAGCGCCAGCCGGCTCCATCCTGTTTCACATATACGATAACCGCGTCAAGATTCGCCTCGTACCGCTCGCTTTTTACAACGAGAGAGATGGTCTCTTTTTCAGGCAAATAGATTGGATAGGGTACATAGAAGGCAATACCTTGCTCGGATACATCGACGGTCTTCGCCTCATACTGCAAATTTCTCGCTTTGTAACGGATGGTCACATTCTCCTGTGCCCGAATGCGCTCTGTCTCCCGATACGCACGTCGACCAATCATGAAGAACAAGGCATAGCATAGCGCTATCATGTTATGAACCAACCAGAAGATAATGATACTACTGAAAAATAGGGCAATACCATACTTTCCGCTGGCATAACGAATGATAGCGGCAATGGATAACAGGAGCAGGAAAATATGCGGAAGCGCATATAACAGAGCTGACATCCACTTTCGCCCACTAGACCTGCTTTTGTTCGTAACCTTGAACTTCTTCTCCCGAATCCCTAATGTCTCAAGGATGACCGGCCATATGAGATATGGCATAAATATTGTATCGATGACCTGACTCCAGCGCTGATTCCGTATGTTACTGGACAGGTAACGCATGGATAGGCTATAGAAGAAATACGAAGGGAGCCAGAATATGAGAATCTGCCAGAAGGTTGTATTAACGATCTGGAAATCAAATAACGCAAACAAAATCGGTGACAGGATAAAAATCAATCGGTTAAAGAACGACCACCAGTATAAGAAACTGCTCACATAGGTCACTCTCGTCCAGAACGGAAGCTTCTCGGAAAAGGGAGCACGGGTATTCTGTAAGCTCTGAATAATGCCCCTCGCCCAACGAATCCGCTGCTTAATCATGCTCGGAACCGTGGTAGTTGTTTGCCCAGCAGCTTGAACTTCTTGCGTCGCATAAGTGATATACCCCTCTTGCTGCAACCGGATGCTTGTCTCAAAGTCCTCCGTGATTGTATTCAGCGGGAAACCACCGATGTCTTCCATACCTTGCCTTGAAATAATGGTGTTACTTCCGGTATACGCTACGGCATTGGAAGCATTACGCAGAATGTTGACTTCTCGTGAGAAAAAGTCCTGTTCATTCGGAATCCCTTGCTCCGCGTACAGGTTAAATTGAAATAGATCTGGATTATAGAAGCTTTGCGGTGTCTGCACCAGTCCAAGCTTGAACTTTTTATCCATTTCATCCTCTCGGCGAAGTCGCCACACTCCGCCCTCTTTGATGAATGTAGAGAGTAGGAAATAGGGAACGGTTTTCATCAGAAAGGTATGCTGTGGAATCATATCCGCATCAAAGGTAGCAATGAGCGGAGACGTGGTTTTGCTTAATGCATTGTTCAAGTTACCGGACTTAGCATCCTTATTGCCAGGAAAGCCTAAGTATCCAACACCAAATTGATTGGCAAGTTCCTCGACCTCAGGTCTCGCCCCATCATCACATAAGTAGATATGAACCTTCTGCTTATCCGGGTAATCCATGAATGTACAGGCATTCACCGTCTTATACAACAGATCGACCGGCTCATTATGGGTTGCAATAAACACGTCTACATGTGGATAGTAATCCGGCGGGACATCGGGAAAATCGAGCTGTGTACGTTTCTTCTGCATTTTTTGAAAGAACAATTCAAAGGTCGTAAGAACCGTTACCGTTTCCGCTACAATGAGCAGCATGCCGAAAATGACATTGAGGACGCCCTCGCCCCATGGCAGTGTAAAAAAGATACGCCATAGCAAGTAGATCGTCATTAAGATCATGGTGATGACAAAAAAGATGTTTTGCCGTTTCTCGTTTTGCACTACAACTGCTTCCTCCTTGCTGCAAATACCCATCTACGCTGCAACTGAAAGCTAAGCAGGAACAACAAGGCATCACAGACGAATTTCGCTATCTTCTCATCTATGTAGAAAATAGTATGGAATACATATACACCTGTACTAGAAAGCAAAATGACTAATCCGCACAGCGATAAATACCGCCATAGACTGCCTTGGCTGTCCTCTTTGCGAAATACAAAATGTCTATTCAATACATAATTAATCGCAATCGAAATAACTCTCGCAATGACTGTAGCTAGTAGAATTCTTAAATAGTGCTGCTCCCCTAATATAGGCCGTAAGAGGTCAATCAGAAACCAGGCAATGCCCAAATCGACGACGGAACTGGCTACTGACGATGATATAAACCGAAAAAAGTTAGAAAAAAGCACACCCATTACCCGGGCGCTATCCTGAACAGCTTTGAAATGTGTACCTGCATTCCCATTCTCGTAGATGACTTGGATCGGCATCGTATGGATCGGTATGCCCGACTGGATGCAGGAAATGAGCATCTGCAGCTCATATTCGAAGCGAGAGCCGCGAACCTCTTGCATAAATGCAAGTAACCCGGGGCCGAAGGCGCGGAGCCCGGTCTGGGTATCTGACAGCTTTTTACCATATAACATTGCAAAAATGAACGAGGTCATCCGGTTGCCCAGCAACGACTTCGGTGGGATTCCTCCCTCGCTGAAGTCCCGTACGCCAAGAACCAACGCATCAGGATGACGTCTAGCTTCCACCGCCAGACGGTATACATCTTCTGCAGCATGCTGTCCATCCGAATCAGCCGTGACTACAAAGGCAGAGGAATCACAGTTTTGGCTAATGTACTGAAAACCAGTCTTGAGTGCGTCACCTTTACCTTGATTCTTCGAGTGGCGAAGTAGGACACAACCGTTATGATGGAGTTCCTCAAAAATGGACTGGTATGCTTCTCCAGAACCATCATCCACGATAACAATATTAGTCAAGCCATATTCTCGCAATTGCTTCACATAGAGCGGAAGTCTCTCATCTGGCTCAAGCGATGGAATAAGGATGATCGTTTCGCCATGCTGTGCACCTTTCATCATCCTACATAAGCTCCAATTCGACATATTTTCACAAAATTCTTTCTTGGAATATTGAGAGTATAACACCGAAAAGGTTGGCAGTAAACGAGTAAACTGTAACCTTTTTGGTAAAAATTTTGGCTGAAATTACATATAAAAATGACTCGTTTATACGACTATTAGAAGAGTGTAAACTGCCCATCATCTTAACTATTATTGGGGTAAATTTCCCCTATTCTATTCATCGGCAAAAGCCTCTCCGAATTACAGAGAGGCTTTCAAATCTAGACGAATGGTCACTTATGCGAGCCACTCATTTGAATTAGAATGATTATAAAACATAAAAGATTAAACAAAGGCTGTGATTCCAATGTTGATCCAACGAGACAAATGGATACAGTATGGCATCCTCGGCAGCGAAGCCTTGCTCACTAAACGCCTGCCAGCAACACAATTGCTTACGCAGAATACATTAAAGAACATGCTGCTGCAATATCCAAGCGTTGTACTGAAACCCCGCAATGGGAGCTATGGAAGAGATATTGTGTTTATCCAGCGGAATCGTTCTAACGGCTATCGTATTCAAAATGAGAATAATACCGTTCATATAAAAGACATGGAACAATTGCTCCAGTGGATCGAGAGCACAGACAAAGCGGATGGGTATATCGTCCAAAAGCGCCTGCGGCTGGCTCAGATACAACATAAACCGTTCGATATTCGCATCATGGTTCAGCGCCAAAAAGGAACATCTTCTTCTTGGCACGTAACAGGTTCCTACGCCAAAGTTGCATCAAAAGGATATCTCGTTACCAATGTGGCAAGTCGCACCATCCCAGTGCTCAAGGCATTACAACTAGCCCGAATCGATAATTCCGGCTTAATAAAAAGAATGGAACAGATTGCCCGAATCGCTGCCCAGCAACTAGGAAAGCATTACCCTGATCTCAGGCAAGTTGGGTTCGATATCGGCATTGATCGGAATCGGCGTATATGGATTATTGAGGGTAATTATAAACCAGACTTGCGTCCTTTCCGGCGCTTACGAGATTCATCCATGCACCGCAGAATATTGTGGTATAAAGAACACTAGAACAAACAAAGGACGACACGTCTTCAACCCTTGGCGTGTCGTCTCTTCACGTTCGTAAACTCTTCTTGTCTATTCATTTCTATCTATAATTATAAGTGCTGCAGTTATTTGCGGCGGCGTATAGCTGTACTTACTACACGTGTCACTCGGAAGCTATTTGGGCCTACTTGAATAATGGCAAACTGACTGAACGAAGTACCTGTAGAAGTGTACGGTTCCGCTTCAATATTGCCGCTTGGTGTTCTAACCGTTGCGGTAATTCTCGTGAGTAAACAAACGCCACGACCAGAAGCCCTCCAAGTTTCGTCACGCTGAACACTATAAAGGTCGTCACTACAAAAGAGCGATGAATACTCCACTCTTCCAACTGCATTAAACGAAGTAGAGTTAAAGATTTGCACGGGGTCATACCCGCTGCCAAGTCTTCTATTTCCCATTACCAAAACCTCCTTATTATTGATAGTTTTATTAAATGCAGTAGATTTGTTTTGGTGAGGGATAAGTGTGGACAAGGCGCATAAAGTGCGTCTGTCCGGTAGCAAGTAGCATAGTGGCTCTACACGGGCGCAGATGCATCTCGAACAAAAAACAAAAAGCCACCCTTAGGTAAAAGGGTGGGCACGAAAATATGTATTTCCAATATATTATGCCTGTTTATAGGCTGCATCATTTCGCATTTTTTCGGGAATATTATACCAGATGGTCAAATGACTTGATCCTTGTATATAGGGCACCTGCCATTTCCTCTGGCAACGATCTGATCTTGATATCTTCACCCAAGAACAACAGCCAGTTGAGCATGTCGGACAGCTCTTCTGCATGATCAGCATTGACGTGTGTTTTTAGAATCGCTCTCGATTGAAAAGGATCAATATAAGAGATAGAGACCTTTAGCGGATGGTACTTTTTAAACTGCTCAATCGCCTTTGGCCCAAGCTCAAGAATCATATTGAACGCTTCTTCTTCCTTCATCAGTTTTTCTTGGATTTTCTTATGGCTCAACCTTTTATTTACGGAGTATGGTTCTACATCTGTAAGGTAGTCGACGGGAAAAAGGCGTCTCTTCTCTTCCTTTAATTCGTAACCTTCAATCAACCAGATGCTCTTCTCGCGATAAAGGTGCAAGAGATAGATCGGATAAGAATTTATGTCATGCCCTTCTCTAATCGTGATCCATAAGTAGCGGTCCAACAGAAGAAGCTGAATCAGCTTCTCTAATATAGGGTGGGGCAGGTCTGACAGTTCAAGCAAATCCGGATTATTGGGATTGGTGCCTTCAAACAGCAAGAGTTGATTGAGCAGAACGAGGTCATCTTGATGGCTTTGTGAGATCAGCCCTAACAATTTCTCCGCCAAAGACTGTCGACTCTTCAGATATGGAAGCTGCTGGTTACGTGTCGCCATAAAAGCAATAAACAGAGCCTTAATCTCGGTATCCGTAAAACGAACAGGCGGCAGGACAGCATTGCTCATGACAAAATAGCCACCATCTCTACCCACTTCAGCGACGAGCGGCATTCCCATGGCTTCGATTTCCCTGATATCCCGAATAGCTGTTGAACGGGAAATACTGAATTCCCGCATGATTTCGGAAATGGTGAAGGAAGCGCGATTATTGATATACCGCATGATGAGGTTAATCCGTTCAACTTTTTTCACGACGGCCTCCTAAACAGTATCACTTTTTGACATGATTAAAAGCTATTATAAACTCATCAAGCGAAAGAAACACCCTTTCAAAAAAATAAAAAGGAGCGGAGAAATAATGAATAACTACACTCTCGAAGAAAAAGAAAGCTTTACCGTATTAGGCATGGGAACGGATCTGAAGAGCCATTACACCGATTATGCTGGCATTAACAAGGAAAAGCTGGACTTCTGGCATACGGTCCAAGAAGATGGCAGGCTGGATGCACTCAAAGCGGTAGCTAAGAATGATTACATTTTTGCTGTGAACGAAGCTGTAAACCACAAAATGATGCATTACGCTGGTGTGCTAACGGATGAAACCCTACCTGATGCTACCCGTGTCATTCAGTTCCCTAAGGGAGAATACCTAGTTATCCAAGGAGAAGCGGAGACAGCAGATGCTCTGAGTAACATGCTTACGGGTATCGCTTTTGGTCAGATCCTGCCAGAAGCGAAAGACTTTGCTTATGTTGGTGGACCAAATGCAACAGTCGAGATGGGCAAGCGCAATGGCTCCGTTTTCGGTGAAATATGGATTCCTGTCGTTAAGAAATAATTAGGGAATGGATGTACCCGCCGAACTGGTAGAGAAGTTTAAGTTCGCAAGGCAAAAGTCCAAGCTTGCTGGTACGATTCGTGGCTCATTCTTTGTGATTAAAGGGGAGTACTAAGAATAAAAAAACACATCCTACATCGGGAAATAGAGCACTCTTGGATAAACCCATTCTGAATTGAAGTTCGAGTGGAGGTTTATCCAGAGAAGAGCGCCTATATACCCCTAAGGATGTGTTTTGCTATCTTACGATAAGATAAGAATAAGTTCTAGATTATGAAGCTTTGGCTGCAACTGCTTTTTCAATCAGAGCCTTAGCATCGTTCGTAGTAAGACCTTGTTTTGGTTGAAGCTGCTTGCTATCTGCACCAAAGATACCTTTGTCGATCAGTTTTGCCATCGAATCCACGGCATATTTAGACACGGTTGCACCATCCTCGAAACCTGCAATGATCGTAGCTGCATTTTTATCCGTAGCTTGATCCTTCAACAATTTAGCGAGGATTGTAGCAGCTTCTTCACGGGTAATATCGCGATCCGGGTTGAAGTTACCGCCGTAGCCTTGAATGAAACCAGCATGTGTAGCTTCAGCGATTGCGTCAGCATATGCAGCGTTAGCAGCAACATCCTTGAATGCTGGCGCTGTAGTTACTTCGTTCAGCTTCAACATCTCTACGAGCGCAGTTACAAACTCAGCACGCGTAATAGATTCATTGGAAACTGGCGCTTCTGGTTGCTCTGCAGCCGCCACGTTCGTAATACGACCCTCATTTTTAGCGACAATGCTCTCGCCTTTAAATGTATCTACGATGTATTGGTAGAATACATCCAGATCGATAGGGCCTGCCAAGGATGATTTAGCATCCAACAGCACTTTATAGTTATCTCCACCTGCGGCCATGAAGTTATTCACTACAGCCGTATACGTTTTTGCAGGATCAATGGGTGTTCCATCTTCCAGACTCAGACCTGTAACACGTTCTGCAACTGGTTTATTGAAATCTGCAGTATACTTCAAACCAGCGATTTGAAGAGTTTTCGTATTTGGTGTACCGTCCGCATTTGTACCCCATTGTTGCTCTAACAAGGTTTTGATCTGTGCACCAGTCAACTCCAGTTTCACGAGCGTATTACCAAAAGGTTGGATTTTTGCAAGATCAGCAAAAGTCACATCACCTTGTGGTAGATCTGCACGAATACCACCTGGATTCATAAATGCAAAGTCAGCAGCGTCTGCATCATCGCCGAAGTCAGCTTGACGCATCGCATCTGCAATCAAGTTACCCAGAGGAGCTTCATTATTATAAGCATCCGTACGTGTAACAGAACCATCTGTTGTACCTACTGGCTTAGTCAGCTCAGGATGCTTGTCCAATGACTTCTTAATGATCGCCAAAGTCTCAGGGTCTTCTTTTACACCCTCTTGGAAAGTCGTTGTAACTGTAGCTGATTTCTCCGTTACATCCCCTGTCTTAGGGTCAATCATCAGCTTGATATCTTCAAATGCCGTACCATATGAATACGCTTGAACAATCAAAATGCCATTTACTTCACCGTTAGCCAGAGCATGATTGTCACCTGCAACGATGACGTCAACAGGGGTATTTGCTGGCAGAGCTTTAGCC
It includes:
- a CDS encoding glycosyltransferase family 2 protein is translated as MQNEKRQNIFFVITMILMTIYLLWRIFFTLPWGEGVLNVIFGMLLIVAETVTVLTTFELFFQKMQKKRTQLDFPDVPPDYYPHVDVFIATHNEPVDLLYKTVNACTFMDYPDKQKVHIYLCDDGARPEVEELANQFGVGYLGFPGNKDAKSGNLNNALSKTTSPLIATFDADMIPQHTFLMKTVPYFLLSTFIKEGGVWRLRREDEMDKKFKLGLVQTPQSFYNPDLFQFNLYAEQGIPNEQDFFSREVNILRNASNAVAYTGSNTIISRQGMEDIGGFPLNTITEDFETSIRLQQEGYITYATQEVQAAGQTTTTVPSMIKQRIRWARGIIQSLQNTRAPFSEKLPFWTRVTYVSSFLYWWSFFNRLIFILSPILFALFDFQIVNTTFWQILIFWLPSYFFYSLSMRYLSSNIRNQRWSQVIDTIFMPYLIWPVILETLGIREKKFKVTNKSRSSGRKWMSALLYALPHIFLLLLSIAAIIRYASGKYGIALFFSSIIIFWLVHNMIALCYALFFMIGRRAYRETERIRAQENVTIRYKARNLQYEAKTVDVSEQGIAFYVPYPIYLPEKETISLVVKSERYEANLDAVIVYVKQDGAGWRYSATVQPIEETDNRQYMQIIYDRKHSLPEQMNLWDTAYDDMLRNVKKRVVQQRSDQRKMPRLSMELPVTFTNNSGCILRSFNYRFFSATGLHGNISAGSIVTFMTKSNIEVMLKHTGNTTANHREVLLSVENIDDIVERGLINQLLNDLTPPQSESFIREG
- a CDS encoding YafY family protein gives rise to the protein MKKVERINLIMRYINNRASFTISEIMREFSISRSTAIRDIREIEAMGMPLVAEVGRDGGYFVMSNAVLPPVRFTDTEIKALFIAFMATRNQQLPYLKSRQSLAEKLLGLISQSHQDDLVLLNQLLLFEGTNPNNPDLLELSDLPHPILEKLIQLLLLDRYLWITIREGHDINSYPIYLLHLYREKSIWLIEGYELKEEKRRLFPVDYLTDVEPYSVNKRLSHKKIQEKLMKEEEAFNMILELGPKAIEQFKKYHPLKVSISYIDPFQSRAILKTHVNADHAEELSDMLNWLLFLGEDIKIRSLPEEMAGALYTRIKSFDHLV
- a CDS encoding YheC/YheD family protein — protein: MLIQRDKWIQYGILGSEALLTKRLPATQLLTQNTLKNMLLQYPSVVLKPRNGSYGRDIVFIQRNRSNGYRIQNENNTVHIKDMEQLLQWIESTDKADGYIVQKRLRLAQIQHKPFDIRIMVQRQKGTSSSWHVTGSYAKVASKGYLVTNVASRTIPVLKALQLARIDNSGLIKRMEQIARIAAQQLGKHYPDLRQVGFDIGIDRNRRIWIIEGNYKPDLRPFRRLRDSSMHRRILWYKEH
- a CDS encoding 5'-nucleotidase C-terminal domain-containing protein, which produces MSWKKYVAKSTIRVAATALLLGQLFGAVGVSAADTDVEVHLIGINDFHGQLDTTSIVSDKKAGSAPILATYLKEAQAKYEHSLLFHNGDSVGASAPVSSLDRDEPTMEWMNMMGFDVGSLGNHEFDQGIAALKAQIFGGLDPKEGKVTHAGAKFDYVNANVIETATGKPLIKPYVIKEVGGVKIGFIGLVTKSTPAKVSPSGTAGVTFLSAEEEVEAVNKYAKELQDQGVETIIVLAHDPASTKEGVTTGEAADLAKALPANTPVDVIVAGDNHALANGEVNGILIVQAYSYGTAFEDIKLMIDPKTGDVTEKSATVTTTFQEGVKEDPETLAIIKKSLDKHPELTKPVGTTDGSVTRTDAYNNEAPLGNLIADAMRQADFGDDADAADFAFMNPGGIRADLPQGDVTFADLAKIQPFGNTLVKLELTGAQIKTLLEQQWGTNADGTPNTKTLQIAGLKYTADFNKPVAERVTGLSLEDGTPIDPAKTYTAVVNNFMAAGGDNYKVLLDAKSSLAGPIDLDVFYQYIVDTFKGESIVAKNEGRITNVAAAEQPEAPVSNESITRAEFVTALVEMLKLNEVTTAPAFKDVAANAAYADAIAEATHAGFIQGYGGNFNPDRDITREEAATILAKLLKDQATDKNAATIIAGFEDGATVSKYAVDSMAKLIDKGIFGADSKQLQPKQGLTTNDAKALIEKAVAAKAS
- a CDS encoding bifunctional glycosyltransferase family 2/GtrA family protein yields the protein MMKGAQHGETIILIPSLEPDERLPLYVKQLREYGLTNIVIVDDGSGEAYQSIFEELHHNGCVLLRHSKNQGKGDALKTGFQYISQNCDSSAFVVTADSDGQHAAEDVYRLAVEARRHPDALVLGVRDFSEGGIPPKSLLGNRMTSFIFAMLYGKKLSDTQTGLRAFGPGLLAFMQEVRGSRFEYELQMLISCIQSGIPIHTMPIQVIYENGNAGTHFKAVQDSARVMGVLFSNFFRFISSSVASSVVDLGIAWFLIDLLRPILGEQHYLRILLATVIARVISIAINYVLNRHFVFRKEDSQGSLWRYLSLCGLVILLSSTGVYVFHTIFYIDEKIAKFVCDALLFLLSFQLQRRWVFAARRKQL
- a CDS encoding GyrI-like domain-containing protein, which codes for MNNYTLEEKESFTVLGMGTDLKSHYTDYAGINKEKLDFWHTVQEDGRLDALKAVAKNDYIFAVNEAVNHKMMHYAGVLTDETLPDATRVIQFPKGEYLVIQGEAETADALSNMLTGIAFGQILPEAKDFAYVGGPNATVEMGKRNGSVFGEIWIPVVKK